One Glutamicibacter halophytocola DNA segment encodes these proteins:
- a CDS encoding tripartite tricarboxylate transporter TctB family protein encodes MSEVSTAKNKRVELLFAAFLLIVGIIVFVDASQLHVTYSQADVVGPKAVPYAVSGILIASSIALVITILRGNLAEGEEGEDVDLSQPSDWKVLLPLLGVFVLNLLLVNWAGWVISGTIMFFGAATCLGARRWVLTLVISLALALGSFYGFYMGLGIKLPAGILSGVL; translated from the coding sequence GTGAGCGAAGTAAGCACCGCAAAGAACAAACGCGTCGAACTCCTGTTCGCCGCGTTTCTTCTTATCGTCGGAATCATCGTGTTCGTTGATGCGTCACAGCTGCACGTGACGTACTCCCAGGCGGATGTCGTCGGCCCCAAGGCCGTTCCCTACGCCGTCTCGGGCATTCTCATCGCCTCGTCCATCGCCTTGGTCATTACTATTCTCCGCGGAAATCTGGCCGAAGGAGAAGAAGGCGAAGATGTGGACCTCAGCCAGCCATCGGACTGGAAAGTCCTGCTGCCGCTGCTGGGCGTTTTCGTCCTGAATCTCCTGCTGGTCAATTGGGCCGGCTGGGTCATTTCCGGAACGATCATGTTCTTCGGTGCCGCCACGTGCCTGGGCGCCCGGCGCTGGGTGCTGACCCTGGTCATCTCTCTGGCATTGGCCCTCGGGTCGTTCTACGGCTTCTACATGGGTCTGGGAATCAAGCTCCCAGCCGGAATACTCTCGGGGGTGCTGTAA
- a CDS encoding tripartite tricarboxylate transporter permease — translation MDTLSLLMDGFAAALTPVNLLFALAGVILGTAVGVLPGIGPAMAVALLLPLTFGMETSSALIMFAGIYYGGMYGGSTTSILLNTPGESATVITAIEGHKMAKAGRAAQALATAAIGSFVAGTIGTALLVTVAPIVVKFAVSLGAPSYFAIMVLALVTVTAVLGSSKIRGFAALGLGLAIGLVGMDPVSGQQRLTFGFAPLVDGLDIVVVAVAIFAIGEALWIAAHLRSNPARTIPVGAPWMGKEDWKRSWKPWLRGTAFGFPFGALPAGGAEVPTFLSYVTEKKLSKHPEEFGHGAIEGVAGPEAANNASAAGTLTPMLALGLPTNATAAVMLAFLTMKGIQPGPLLFENEPDLVWALIASLFIGNTLLLLINLPLAPLWAKLLKIPRPYLYAGILFFATLGAFSVNMQVADLWLLLIIGLLGFALRRFGLPVLPLILGVIIGPMAEEQLRKTFQLSAGSVNGLWGEPLAVGIYILIAVLLLLPVLISVIRRARGKDSILTAGLSEGGEITEDEVEQFDAATAAKHKAEGKHGRSAGTERDES, via the coding sequence GTGGATACGCTCAGTCTGTTGATGGATGGCTTCGCTGCGGCGCTGACTCCAGTCAACCTCCTCTTCGCGTTGGCAGGTGTCATCCTGGGCACCGCCGTCGGCGTGCTGCCCGGCATCGGTCCGGCCATGGCCGTGGCCCTGCTGCTGCCGCTGACCTTCGGCATGGAGACTTCCAGCGCACTGATCATGTTCGCTGGCATCTACTACGGCGGCATGTACGGCGGTTCAACCACCTCCATCCTGCTCAATACGCCGGGTGAATCGGCCACGGTGATCACAGCCATCGAGGGACACAAGATGGCCAAGGCCGGACGTGCTGCCCAGGCATTGGCTACTGCGGCCATTGGTTCCTTCGTGGCTGGCACCATCGGCACCGCGCTGCTGGTAACCGTGGCCCCGATCGTCGTGAAGTTCGCGGTCAGCCTCGGCGCACCGAGCTACTTTGCCATCATGGTGCTCGCCCTGGTCACGGTCACCGCGGTTTTGGGATCCTCCAAGATTCGCGGCTTCGCAGCCCTCGGGCTGGGATTGGCCATTGGCCTGGTCGGCATGGATCCGGTTTCCGGGCAGCAAAGGCTGACCTTCGGTTTCGCGCCGCTGGTTGACGGACTGGATATCGTCGTAGTGGCTGTGGCCATCTTCGCCATCGGCGAGGCGCTGTGGATTGCAGCGCACCTGCGCAGCAATCCTGCGCGGACCATCCCGGTGGGCGCTCCGTGGATGGGCAAGGAAGATTGGAAGCGTTCGTGGAAGCCTTGGCTGCGCGGCACTGCTTTCGGATTCCCCTTCGGCGCCCTGCCAGCTGGCGGTGCCGAGGTGCCAACTTTCCTTTCCTATGTCACGGAAAAGAAGCTGTCCAAGCATCCCGAAGAATTCGGCCATGGAGCCATTGAGGGTGTTGCCGGTCCGGAAGCAGCCAACAATGCGTCGGCCGCCGGAACGTTGACCCCGATGCTGGCCTTGGGGCTGCCGACCAACGCGACTGCCGCCGTGATGCTGGCCTTCCTGACAATGAAGGGCATCCAGCCAGGTCCGCTGCTCTTCGAGAACGAGCCGGATTTGGTGTGGGCGCTGATTGCCAGCCTGTTCATCGGCAACACGCTGCTGCTGCTGATCAATCTTCCCCTGGCACCACTGTGGGCCAAGCTGCTGAAGATCCCGCGTCCTTACCTGTACGCAGGCATCTTGTTCTTTGCTACCCTTGGCGCCTTCTCGGTGAACATGCAGGTGGCTGACCTCTGGCTGCTGCTGATCATCGGCTTGCTGGGCTTCGCCCTGCGCCGCTTCGGCTTGCCGGTGCTTCCATTGATACTTGGTGTCATCATCGGCCCGATGGCCGAGGAGCAGTTGCGAAAGACCTTCCAGCTCTCTGCAGGCAGCGTCAACGGTTTGTGGGGTGAACCTCTCGCAGTGGGAATCTACATCCTCATCGCAGTCCTGTTGCTGCTGCCCGTGCTGATTTCCGTAATCCGCCGTGCCCGTGGCAAGGATTCGATCCTGACCGCCGGATTATCCGAAGGCGGGGAAATCACCGAAGACGAGGTGGAACAGTTCGATGCCGCTACCGCGGCAAAGCACAAGGCCGAAGGCAAGCACGGGCGTAGCGCCGGTACCGAAAGGGATGAATCATGA
- a CDS encoding ATP-binding protein: MEIKASRLGNVFAHRISLAGQYLILQLLIIAVVLAGVVVVSLTQSTNNFEKIEGRRSLSAAESLASNPLLRALIPSAAPEMGSALPAMAETTRSISGLQFVILADRYGTVITSTYPDDVGTSILHPESKVEEGRGWTGEITRNGNHVLIAQVPVLDDTGQMVGIVSAGQSYPSTRELIQEIAPSALSTLIIAVVLGATGSVMLSRRVRRQTRGMEPREIAELFEHREALLHGVKEGIISVSPDSRIMLANDIAIELLQLPLTCVGQTLTELDVAPQVTRALTTQQQQPDRQFLIGERVVVFNRMPVKTARKDLGSVTTFRDRTELTLLEQELGDSKATADMLRAQTHEFANHLHAISGLIQLQEYEEVIRFIDGVSFSRSKVFEDVSAHIQEPTIAALLIAKASVATERGILLEVSKDSRLGRGDEQIARDLTTVVGNLIDNAMDAVAEMPKPKIMLSVHEADNLITVRVSDNGPGIADDAMKEIFTQGFSTKDATVSGGRGFGLALSRLVCRRRNGDITAVNDHGAQFTATLRK, translated from the coding sequence GTGGAAATAAAGGCATCACGGCTTGGCAACGTTTTTGCTCACCGGATTTCTTTGGCTGGGCAGTACCTGATTCTCCAATTGCTGATTATTGCCGTCGTCCTGGCCGGTGTCGTGGTTGTTTCCCTGACCCAGTCCACCAATAACTTCGAAAAAATTGAAGGACGCCGCAGCCTGTCCGCAGCGGAATCCCTGGCGTCCAACCCGCTGCTCAGGGCACTGATACCCAGCGCGGCCCCGGAAATGGGCTCGGCTCTGCCAGCGATGGCAGAAACAACTCGAAGCATCTCCGGCTTGCAGTTTGTTATCCTGGCCGACCGATACGGAACGGTTATTACTTCTACCTACCCCGACGATGTCGGTACCTCAATCCTGCACCCTGAATCAAAAGTGGAAGAAGGCAGGGGATGGACGGGTGAAATCACCCGTAACGGCAACCATGTGCTCATCGCGCAAGTTCCAGTCCTGGATGACACAGGGCAAATGGTCGGAATAGTCAGCGCCGGGCAAAGCTACCCCAGCACACGGGAGTTGATCCAGGAAATTGCGCCCAGCGCGCTGAGCACCCTGATAATTGCCGTGGTTTTGGGCGCTACCGGGTCGGTGATGCTTTCGCGCAGGGTCAGGCGCCAAACCCGCGGCATGGAACCACGCGAAATCGCAGAACTATTTGAACACCGCGAAGCCTTGCTGCATGGCGTCAAGGAGGGCATCATTTCTGTCTCCCCGGATAGCCGGATCATGCTGGCCAATGACATTGCCATTGAACTGCTTCAGCTTCCGTTGACCTGCGTGGGCCAGACCTTGACCGAACTGGATGTGGCACCACAAGTCACCCGGGCGCTCACAACGCAACAACAGCAACCCGACCGCCAGTTCCTCATCGGCGAACGAGTTGTTGTTTTCAACCGCATGCCCGTGAAAACGGCCCGCAAGGACCTCGGATCAGTGACGACCTTCAGGGATCGCACTGAGCTGACACTGTTGGAGCAGGAACTGGGCGACAGCAAGGCCACAGCAGACATGCTCAGGGCGCAGACCCATGAATTTGCCAATCACCTGCACGCCATTTCCGGTCTGATCCAGTTGCAGGAGTACGAGGAAGTCATCCGGTTCATCGACGGCGTTAGCTTCAGCCGCAGCAAGGTTTTCGAAGACGTATCGGCGCACATTCAGGAGCCGACCATCGCAGCGCTGCTGATTGCCAAGGCAAGCGTCGCCACCGAGCGCGGAATCCTGCTCGAAGTTTCAAAAGATTCCCGGCTGGGCCGTGGTGATGAGCAAATCGCAAGGGACCTGACCACGGTCGTCGGAAATCTCATTGATAATGCCATGGATGCCGTTGCCGAGATGCCGAAGCCGAAGATCATGCTTTCAGTGCACGAAGCCGATAATCTCATTACCGTAAGAGTCAGCGACAATGGGCCCGGGATTGCTGATGACGCGATGAAGGAAATTTTCACCCAAGGCTTTTCGACCAAGGACGCAACGGTTTCCGGAGGCCGGGGGTTCGGCCTGGCGTTGAGCCGGCTGGTCTGCCGGCGCCGCAACGGGGATATCACAGCAGTAAATGACCATGGCGCACAATTTACCGCCACACTCAGAAAGTAG
- a CDS encoding amino acid ABC transporter permease, whose product MTSISRYPDSAPASVDEQHELLMTRPRTSHKMMWLTAGIVLVVVALIATSLITNPRYEWDVVFSWFASERLFSGLVNTLILTVISMSVGIVVGILLALARLAPNYVIASVAAFMIWFFRGVPVFVQLLFWGFIAAIYPRIEMGIPFGPEFFSVDANAVITPFLAAILGLGLNEGAYMSEIVRAGLLSVHKGQTEAAKALGMKRGLILWRIVLPQAMKIIIPPTGNQTISMLKTTSLVSVLAFPELLYSAQMVYSSNFKTIPLLIAASLWYLAITSLLSLGQFYIERHFNRGSGNRTEQKLSSRFNPLKRSQPTVQKVQL is encoded by the coding sequence ATGACTAGCATTTCAAGGTATCCGGATTCTGCCCCGGCCTCCGTCGATGAGCAGCACGAACTGCTGATGACCCGCCCGCGGACCAGCCACAAGATGATGTGGCTGACCGCGGGGATTGTACTCGTGGTAGTGGCCCTCATAGCCACCTCGCTGATCACCAATCCGAGGTATGAGTGGGACGTGGTCTTCAGCTGGTTCGCTTCAGAGAGATTATTTTCAGGACTCGTCAATACGCTGATCCTGACCGTGATCTCCATGTCGGTCGGCATTGTTGTCGGCATCCTGCTGGCGCTCGCCCGGCTGGCACCGAACTACGTCATCGCTTCGGTAGCTGCCTTCATGATCTGGTTCTTCCGCGGCGTGCCCGTATTCGTTCAGCTGCTGTTCTGGGGATTCATTGCAGCGATTTATCCCCGCATCGAAATGGGAATTCCGTTCGGCCCCGAATTTTTCTCGGTCGACGCAAATGCCGTCATCACCCCCTTTCTGGCCGCGATTCTCGGACTTGGCCTGAACGAGGGTGCCTACATGTCCGAGATCGTCCGGGCAGGATTGCTCAGCGTTCACAAGGGCCAGACCGAAGCAGCCAAGGCGCTTGGGATGAAGCGTGGCTTGATTCTTTGGCGCATCGTGCTGCCGCAAGCCATGAAAATCATCATCCCTCCCACGGGCAATCAGACGATTTCCATGCTCAAGACGACGTCGCTGGTCAGCGTCCTGGCCTTCCCGGAACTGTTGTACTCGGCGCAAATGGTCTACAGCTCCAATTTCAAAACCATCCCCCTGCTGATCGCTGCAAGCTTGTGGTACCTGGCTATCACCAGCCTGCTGAGCCTGGGACAGTTCTACATTGAACGCCATTTCAATCGCGGCTCGGGAAACAGGACTGAGCAAAAGCTCTCCTCGCGATTCAACCCGCTGAAAAGAAGCCAGCCAACAGTCCAGAAAGTCCAATTATGA
- a CDS encoding universal stress protein has translation MTIVVGYIPSPEGEAALERAIVEASRNDAKLVVVNSSKGDQLVDDRLIDAKQFHELEARLSAAGINFWIERRSQGADAADQILQVAQAQRAELIMIGLRKRSAMGKFLMGSNAQRILLQAECPVLSLKAYADW, from the coding sequence ATGACCATAGTAGTTGGCTACATTCCCTCGCCTGAGGGTGAAGCTGCCCTGGAACGAGCCATCGTCGAGGCGAGCCGCAATGATGCAAAGCTGGTCGTGGTGAATTCCTCGAAGGGCGATCAGCTGGTGGATGACCGTCTGATCGATGCGAAGCAGTTTCACGAGCTGGAGGCCAGGCTGAGTGCTGCCGGGATCAATTTCTGGATCGAGCGCCGTTCCCAGGGGGCCGATGCGGCTGACCAGATACTCCAGGTGGCCCAGGCGCAGCGGGCCGAGCTGATTATGATCGGGTTGCGCAAGCGCAGCGCCATGGGCAAGTTCCTCATGGGGAGCAACGCGCAGCGCATCCTGCTCCAGGCCGAATGCCCGGTGCTTTCCCTGAAAGCGTATGCCGACTGGTAA
- a CDS encoding prephenate dehydratase: protein MGNKISYQGEAGSNSNMACTQRFPDMQAVPCASFEDAFAMVENGEAELAMIPIENSLAGRVADIHVLLPESNLQIVGEHYLRIRFDLLGLPGSSVGEATEVHSHIHALGQCRKIIREHQLTPVIAGDTAGSAREVRDWNDPTKLSLAPPLAAELYGLEVLASSVEDDPTNTTRFVVLARKQELPTRSELPETAVTTLVFQVRNVPSALYKALGGFATNGVNITRLESYMVGSSFAATTFMIDIEGHPEDLPVRLALEELEFFTWEIKILGTYAASEHRSSVSAAFV from the coding sequence ATGGGCAACAAGATTTCTTACCAAGGTGAAGCCGGCTCCAACTCGAATATGGCCTGCACCCAGCGATTCCCCGACATGCAGGCTGTACCATGCGCCAGCTTCGAGGACGCCTTCGCCATGGTCGAAAACGGCGAGGCCGAGCTGGCCATGATCCCCATTGAAAATTCATTGGCGGGTCGAGTCGCGGACATTCATGTTTTGTTGCCCGAATCGAACCTCCAGATTGTGGGCGAGCATTACCTGCGAATCCGTTTTGACCTTTTAGGACTGCCTGGCAGTTCCGTTGGCGAAGCAACTGAAGTGCACAGCCACATCCATGCTCTGGGCCAGTGCCGCAAAATCATCCGAGAACACCAGCTGACCCCGGTCATTGCCGGTGACACCGCCGGTTCTGCCCGCGAAGTCAGGGACTGGAACGACCCGACAAAGCTTTCCCTGGCCCCGCCTTTGGCGGCCGAACTGTACGGGCTGGAAGTCCTTGCCTCGTCGGTGGAGGACGATCCCACCAACACCACGCGCTTCGTGGTCCTCGCGCGCAAGCAAGAACTGCCAACTCGCAGCGAGCTTCCCGAAACGGCTGTCACCACCTTGGTTTTCCAGGTCCGAAACGTTCCCAGTGCGCTGTACAAGGCACTAGGCGGCTTCGCAACCAATGGAGTGAATATCACCCGGCTGGAGAGCTACATGGTTGGCTCTTCGTTCGCCGCGACAACTTTCATGATCGATATCGAGGGTCATCCAGAAGACCTGCCCGTGCGCCTGGCCTTGGAAGAGCTGGAGTTCTTCACCTGGGAAATCAAGATCCTGGGCACCTACGCGGCCAGCGAGCACCGCAGCAGCGTTTCCGCGGCATTCGTCTAG
- a CDS encoding GntR family transcriptional regulator has product MNAMPSEESTPLIAARPMLADQVFDAILMLLLDDKLPTGSQLGIDGLAKKFQVSSTPVREALARLEATGMVRREALRGYRVAPEPTADDIQKLHVARSMLEPGIAALACAHQDDELISKLEACNSELNAARGGQAFADYRAYWKADELFHRTIVEAADNEFLDRAYSSIEGHIQRFRLVVQNVMSGEHTIEEHAKIIEAFRSDDPSAAQEAMQAHISGIAQRAEHSFASQQNPE; this is encoded by the coding sequence ATGAACGCAATGCCGTCAGAAGAGTCAACACCTCTGATTGCCGCACGCCCGATGCTGGCAGATCAGGTATTCGACGCCATCTTGATGCTGCTGCTGGATGACAAATTGCCTACTGGGTCGCAGCTTGGCATTGACGGCCTGGCGAAGAAGTTCCAGGTTTCCTCAACTCCGGTTCGCGAAGCCCTGGCACGCCTGGAGGCAACAGGCATGGTGCGGCGCGAAGCCTTGCGCGGTTACCGCGTCGCGCCCGAGCCGACGGCAGATGACATCCAGAAACTGCACGTGGCACGGTCCATGCTGGAACCAGGCATCGCCGCGCTGGCTTGCGCGCACCAGGACGACGAGCTGATCAGCAAGCTTGAAGCGTGCAACTCGGAGCTCAACGCGGCGCGTGGGGGACAAGCCTTCGCGGACTACCGGGCCTACTGGAAAGCTGACGAATTATTCCACCGGACAATCGTCGAGGCCGCGGACAACGAATTCCTCGATAGGGCCTACTCGTCCATCGAGGGGCACATCCAGCGCTTCCGGCTGGTGGTGCAGAACGTCATGAGCGGCGAGCACACCATTGAGGAACATGCCAAGATCATTGAGGCCTTCCGGTCCGATGATCCTTCGGCTGCCCAAGAGGCCATGCAGGCGCATATCTCAGGAATCGCTCAGCGCGCAGAGCACAGCTTTGCCAGCCAGCAGAATCCCGAGTAA
- a CDS encoding DUF4282 domain-containing protein — protein sequence MKALFDFEFRKFVTPSIIKIVYILIMIFLAFGYIGIVVTGFQFNTAVGFLMLLIVGPLFALVYLALARAGLESLIAQIRTAQNTAELVRLAGGTPPAEAGNLPVPGNTPKPGGGNAPPANPYQQ from the coding sequence ATGAAGGCCCTCTTTGATTTCGAATTCAGGAAGTTTGTCACGCCGTCAATCATCAAGATTGTCTATATATTGATCATGATTTTCCTGGCCTTTGGCTATATCGGAATAGTCGTGACCGGTTTCCAATTTAACACTGCCGTTGGTTTCTTGATGCTGCTCATCGTCGGCCCGCTGTTTGCACTGGTTTACTTGGCACTGGCTCGTGCAGGCCTTGAGTCGCTGATCGCCCAGATTCGCACCGCGCAGAATACTGCCGAGCTGGTTCGCCTGGCTGGTGGAACACCGCCAGCGGAGGCCGGCAACTTGCCGGTCCCGGGCAACACGCCCAAGCCCGGCGGCGGAAATGCGCCACCGGCAAATCCCTACCAGCAGTAA
- a CDS encoding Bug family tripartite tricarboxylate transporter substrate binding protein, translated as MKNFKSFRALTALAATAALALGATGCGVTSESSNDDATKSEGPIANLRIMVPNTPGGGYDTTARVAAKVMDDASLASNPEVFNLAGAGGTVGLARLINEKDNGDLAMLMGLGVVGASYTNDTDAKLTETTPIAKLIEEPGAIMVSKDSPYKTIDDLVKAWKEDPSKLSVGGGSSPGGPDHLLPMQLAEAVGVDPKEVNFVSYDGGGDLLPAILGNKLAFAASGAGEYMQQIEEGSVRVLATSGEERLEGVDAPTLKESGIDLVFSNWRGLVAPPEISDEDKAKWVDLVTKMHDSAEWKEALETNAWTDAFMTGDEFSSFLTDQDERVASVLKTLGLA; from the coding sequence ATGAAAAACTTCAAATCCTTCCGTGCGCTGACGGCCCTGGCAGCCACTGCCGCTCTCGCTTTGGGGGCGACCGGCTGTGGCGTCACCTCCGAATCCTCCAACGATGACGCCACCAAGTCAGAGGGTCCCATTGCCAACCTGCGCATCATGGTTCCCAACACCCCTGGTGGCGGCTACGACACCACCGCACGTGTTGCCGCCAAGGTCATGGATGATGCCAGCCTCGCCAGCAACCCGGAAGTCTTCAACCTGGCCGGTGCCGGCGGCACCGTGGGTCTGGCCCGCCTGATCAACGAAAAGGACAATGGCGACCTGGCCATGCTCATGGGCCTTGGCGTGGTGGGCGCCAGCTACACCAATGACACCGATGCCAAGCTGACCGAAACCACTCCCATCGCCAAGCTCATCGAAGAGCCGGGTGCGATCATGGTTTCCAAGGACTCCCCATACAAGACCATTGACGATCTGGTGAAAGCTTGGAAGGAAGACCCAAGCAAGCTCTCGGTCGGCGGCGGTTCCTCGCCGGGCGGTCCGGACCACCTGCTGCCGATGCAGCTGGCCGAAGCCGTAGGCGTTGACCCCAAGGAAGTGAACTTCGTTTCCTACGATGGTGGTGGCGATCTGCTTCCGGCCATCCTGGGCAACAAGCTGGCATTTGCCGCTTCCGGCGCTGGCGAGTACATGCAGCAGATCGAAGAGGGCTCGGTTCGCGTACTGGCCACCAGCGGCGAAGAACGCCTTGAGGGCGTTGACGCGCCAACTCTGAAGGAATCAGGAATCGACCTGGTCTTCTCGAACTGGCGCGGCCTGGTTGCCCCACCTGAGATCTCCGACGAGGACAAGGCCAAGTGGGTCGACCTTGTTACCAAGATGCATGATTCCGCCGAATGGAAGGAAGCCCTGGAGACCAATGCCTGGACCGATGCGTTCATGACCGGCGACGAGTTCTCCAGCTTCCTCACCGATCAGGATGAGCGCGTAGCCAGCGTCCTGAAGACCCTGGGTCTGGCGTGA
- a CDS encoding response regulator, protein MIQVLVIDDDFMVAKVHAGFVSKEPGFTVVGIAHTASDAIKAATELSPDLALLDIHLPDMNGLDLLQRLREVQPELDVIVISAAREMDTVRKALRGGIVHYLMKPFSWDDLRERLKHYAKTYQPLHAAADQELEQADVNRLFGLGGQNRRPLPKGCSAETMTLVENIVKDASEPISASETAEKLGTSRVSARRYLEYLAEENLAQVNLRYGGVGRPERRYSWNK, encoded by the coding sequence TTGATCCAAGTTTTGGTCATCGATGACGACTTCATGGTGGCAAAGGTGCATGCCGGATTCGTCAGCAAAGAGCCGGGTTTCACCGTGGTAGGGATAGCGCATACTGCCAGCGATGCCATCAAGGCTGCTACCGAGCTATCCCCGGATCTTGCCCTGCTCGACATTCACCTGCCTGATATGAACGGGCTTGACCTGCTGCAGCGACTACGCGAAGTCCAGCCAGAGCTGGACGTCATTGTCATTAGCGCAGCCAGGGAAATGGACACCGTTCGCAAAGCCCTTCGCGGTGGAATCGTCCACTACTTGATGAAGCCATTTTCTTGGGACGACCTGCGTGAACGGTTGAAGCACTACGCCAAGACCTACCAGCCGCTGCATGCTGCCGCGGACCAGGAGCTGGAACAGGCGGATGTGAATCGCCTTTTCGGCCTCGGTGGACAGAATCGGCGTCCGCTGCCCAAGGGCTGCAGCGCTGAAACCATGACGCTGGTGGAAAACATCGTCAAAGACGCAAGCGAGCCGATCTCCGCGAGTGAAACTGCTGAAAAGCTCGGCACGTCGCGGGTGAGTGCTCGCCGGTATCTGGAGTACTTGGCCGAGGAAAACTTGGCCCAGGTGAACCTTCGCTACGGGGGAGTGGGCCGGCCCGAGCGCCGCTATTCCTGGAACAAGTAG
- a CDS encoding ABC transporter substrate-binding protein, giving the protein MIMHSHFKISSLAVAGLLALTLAGCSNPESPTSESGAATDGKDAIGVEVNQAAHDALPQKYKDSGKMVVTMSESSPPLHFISDDGHTTVGVDPDLAKSLGEAMGVEVTIESGSFDAIIPGISAGKFDLVVSQMSPSKERMKVLDFVDYYQSGSGIGVAPGNPKKLAVDELCGVKVGVLKGSFQDLKRVPEASKKCVADSKPAIDVMTYPDMQAPILALSSGRIDAVYVDGPTLGYAIKQGGKVELLGEKDVTPVSIAFAKDAGLEKAVQLGLESLTESGRYQQVLDDWGVGSGAVTDFAFNKAQ; this is encoded by the coding sequence ATGATCATGCACTCGCACTTCAAGATCTCGTCACTGGCCGTAGCCGGGCTTCTGGCACTGACACTGGCCGGCTGCTCGAACCCCGAATCGCCGACCAGCGAATCTGGTGCCGCAACCGATGGCAAAGACGCTATCGGGGTGGAGGTCAATCAGGCTGCCCACGACGCCCTCCCCCAGAAGTACAAGGACAGCGGCAAGATGGTTGTCACCATGAGCGAAAGCTCCCCGCCGCTGCATTTCATCTCCGATGACGGGCACACCACAGTCGGTGTCGACCCAGACCTGGCCAAATCCCTCGGTGAGGCAATGGGAGTTGAAGTCACCATTGAAAGCGGCAGTTTCGATGCCATCATTCCAGGAATATCTGCCGGAAAATTTGATCTTGTCGTCTCCCAGATGTCCCCTTCCAAGGAGCGCATGAAGGTGCTGGACTTCGTTGACTATTACCAGTCGGGCAGCGGCATCGGCGTCGCACCTGGCAATCCCAAGAAACTTGCGGTTGATGAGTTGTGCGGAGTGAAGGTCGGCGTGCTGAAGGGTTCGTTCCAGGATCTCAAGCGGGTTCCGGAAGCCTCGAAAAAGTGCGTCGCTGATTCCAAGCCGGCTATCGATGTCATGACCTACCCGGACATGCAAGCCCCCATCCTCGCCTTGTCATCCGGGCGCATCGACGCAGTCTACGTTGACGGCCCGACCTTGGGCTACGCCATCAAGCAGGGAGGGAAAGTCGAACTGCTCGGCGAGAAGGATGTCACGCCCGTCAGCATCGCCTTTGCCAAGGACGCCGGGCTTGAGAAAGCCGTGCAGCTGGGGCTGGAATCCTTGACCGAAAGCGGCCGCTACCAGCAGGTCCTCGACGACTGGGGCGTAGGCAGCGGCGCTGTCACCGATTTCGCCTTCAACAAGGCCCAGTAG